Part of the Primulina huaijiensis isolate GDHJ02 chromosome 15, ASM1229523v2, whole genome shotgun sequence genome is shown below.
CCTTAGGACTGGGAAAAtggttaaaattttgaatacttTTGAGCAACTGCAAATTTATGCATTGTGCCAGGACCCCTACACAGCAGAActttaaaacaaagaaaatggaACGTGTACGTTGTTCGCACCTGACTTAACTATTTGTCTTATCATTCGACAGATGTGATAGGATTGGCTCAATTTTGTGAAAATGGAAGTGTTATGTTATTTGATGGTAGAGGTTACTGGCATTAAGAGCTGTGTGAAAATTACTCAGGTTGATAAGTTTTTCACAAATTCTTGACATTATAATGTTTTGTGCAGAGCTTGTCGGTCAATAACCTGTACATAGGATCTGGTGCAGACTTCACCGGAGTTCCTACTAATATGCTGAACTTGAATGGATCATTGAGGATAAACATATACAACCCTGCTACATTCTATGGCATTCATGTTAGTGCCACACCCGTAAATCTCATCTACACAGACGTTGTTGTTGCCACAGGACAGGTATTTGTGATTACAAAATAAGCATTAAAGTTATTAGATTCTAGGTTACTCTATTTAGTACTAAATAGAAGCTTGGCCTCTGGAGTATTGAGTCATTTGTACTTGGGTCAAGAAGCTTCAGACTGAAACACAGAAGAAGCCAATAAAAAATGTTAGAGCTATCACATAGTGACAGTGAAAAAAAACAGCAAATGATCGTTATGTGTCAATCAAGCCTATCAAACAATGCCACCATGCGACGGAAACATTTGCCATAATTTATATTCTTCTTTTGTTGGTTTCTGTTGCAGCTGAAGAAATATTTTCAACCTCGGAAGAGTCATCGAACGATGTTGGTGCATATAGAAGGAACCAAGGTCCCGTTATACGGAGCTGGATCAACTCTTGTAATTTCTAACAATGCCTTCAAGGTTCCTTTGACGTTAGATTTTGAAATCCGATCAAGGGGGGACGTGGTGGGGAAACTGGTGAGGACCAAACATCTTAGAAGGATTTCTTGCCCTTTGGTTCTTGATTCGACTAGCAATAGAGATATCAAGTTCAAGAAGGATAGTTGCACTTACAGATAAATCTGGGTCCATTTGGTGAACTGAAATTTTAGCTGCTGGTCATGTTCTTGAAGACTTCTTTTCCTAGAGTAATTTCCCAGTCATGAATGATAGTGATGATAAAAGTGGGAGCTGTGAAAAAAGTGTGGGTTTTGTTAAATATCTATggaaggattttttttttcatttatttatttatataaacatGGAATGGTGTTAAGTGTGAGAATCTATCGgaatttttgagttttaataTGTCCCATCATTGTTGAGTCCATAAAGAGACatcaatttttttcccaaaattgTCTATATTATAtagatacataattttttttttatatttatatttatatttttgtcaactaaaaattatagataggataaataatttttaaatttattacttcagatataaaaaatcataattaaatcaaatatttcagaataatatttttttataaaaatcataactaaactaattattgaaaaataaaaatatgttatctATATATTAATACACATGTGATCTCGGTTATGCTAGTACTAAATAAAGTTTTCACTTTGCCTTTGAATTTTCTGAGTGCTTTACTTTGCTCGTTAACTCTTCACATTCAGCTAAAAGTTTGGTGTTTTCCTTTGCCGAATTCATTTCTAATGTTTCTTcggaaaaaaaatatcatttccaTTGTAAATCTTATATTGTCTCTATTAATTTCTCTAATATTAATCGTCCTATTATATCTAGAACTTCTTGTTTGAGAAGGTGAATCCATCAGATTTGATCAATCATTAACGAGTAATCCTAACGTGGCTGGATTTGGCCTGCTAAGAAATATGATTCTATTCTTCACAAGCTCTTTGCAGCGGAGAAATCGTCGTATGTATTATATTTGTAAAAACAGATAGATAATTGACGAATAATTAatcttattatattataaaagaatatttattatgaatatcgttTGGaaatatgtcttattattagaaatatatacttattccatttatttaaattgtttcttTAATATATCCatcattattttagttttttatttattaattttaatttaatattttcgttATAGTCTGATGAATTTgatttagtttaattaatttgaacGATTTGAATTCTCAACAATACTGATTTTTATAGAGTTGGGTAAATTGCCCAAAAAGCCTAAACCCAAACACAAATTTAATGTTGGTCATATGTCAGTACATATTTGTTCTCTCTTTTAGCTCATTTAATTCACTGTATTGGTgtcattttatttgaaaacccaTTAATAACCCCTTTACTATAATTCATTGTCGAAATAATTGATCATATATTACATTATTAGTTACATTAATTGATGAAGCAATTAGAATGTAgacttcataaattttaaatcacgGTGAATTAAATGTGTTCTTTTACTTATTCACAATTTGAATttaacgaaatattttttatggtatTACTTCACCATTTATGTATAACATATAAGTAATATAGTGTGTTCTCACGCCCAAGACGCAACGgaagatttaaaaaattttgtatcGACGTTCGAAATACTACTTTGGcgtctgtaaggtccaaaaattaagactacgtaatccaactgcatgcaaatctaagaaaataGGAAAAATGGGTAATTAACtgatttaattgctaattaattatgtgacatNcggctaataaattcataaatttactttaacaaaaaactttgttaatattttatttaaatcctaaagagactaatgggcttaatttaattggcttaataggcctaacctagttagcaaattaattagctatttaaaagtttttaatcaccaaaacccTACACTCCTAGCATCACAACAATCGGCCACccacttttaaaattcataaactctCTCCCAAGACACCACACACACGGCACTACACATCCTAGCTTTGGGAAGAAAAATTCGAAGGGGCTCAAGGAGAAGATAGCCTAGGtttcgtcccgttcttcgtcgtcaacgattattcgagcgtataatacgcaaaggcacgccataattcttttttttctcgtctttcacaccatagtagatattttaaatcattgtgCATGAATAAACAAAGAACACTTGATTAAATTTCGTTTTTCATGCATATGTGTTGTGTAAAGCATGGTTTTTAattccaaattcatgttttattgtgattaaggggctgccatgatgttaggTTTGATCAAGCAAGGTTTATACATGATTTAAGGCCCTAGAACACACACCAAACTCACGGCTATCACCAAAGGATCAAGCTGAAACCGATTTTTGCTGTCATGGGGTTCGGTTGTCATGTCTTGGAGGCTTGTCTTGGTTCAGCTAGGACCAGGACTAGCCACGATTGTAGGGGAGTCGAGGGAGAGTCATAGCCATGCTATGACTCGAAGTTGAtggctggggaaggagtcctagccatgctaggactcccacccgagggGTGCGTGCTACGCAACTCTAGTGCAGCAGCACGCAGGGAGTCAGGGTTCGGTTTAAGGGGCACGACGTGGGCTAAGTCAAGGGTTAAGGGTCCTAGGTGGATGCACGGCATGCTGGTTCATGGGTTGAGTCGAAGGCTAGAGCCCTAGGCTCACAAACTTAGAGTCCTTATGCACTAAGGATTCTCGGTCGTAGCATGGGGCAACTTCTAGCTttcgtttttcattttttggttgATTTCTTGGCAAActtagggtccagtagggtaatTTGGgttgttggtcaagttttggtttgacatggttcgggggtaactcgtgaaaatcgaaagttggctcggggtcgaagtttaggtgtcaattagggtttttaaaataaagaaaattggaaaacggctcacggagGTCGATTTGTGGTCcttaagggctaaaataatataaaaagactaaatttagaatttaggaattttatattaaagttggggatttttcgggattaaaacaccgtcaaaataattaattaatgataaatgaggaagtctaatttttaagctaaataaaattatgagaaaattaatttaggcttaaataattatttgggacatgctagagtcaatgaattcaagaaaaagtcaaattcgagaaattttacgtcttgGTGTGATGGATGTAGGTGAGTTTGAgagaggtcttgacggatgatctgactggactgaaggcgcatacaacccgaggaccagcgcttctatttttccgcacttatgtttttgactcatgatttaagttaaagattttaagattatttaattatgttttgagagatttttgtgAGGTTTAGTATGGCTACATTTTTCAaactattgttttttttaggtttggtaaaacatttgacgacttcgttttatgactatttcacttgatttttaaaatgctagttggttgatgttttattttaaagggtaaaatattttataaaaatattctcATGGGATGGAcgaaattagaaaaaaaacaattctagtacttttaaatcaataaaagggaggacatttcagttggtatcagagcaaaggtcctgtaaagggttgtgccatcATCAGCGCCgaaaagatcagtcgtcaagtatcgaagttgtaagttttacatgctttatatgatttatgatgttacctgcataacgatatgaatattatgttcatgatacatgtttattagctttttgagtatttttgcattgcatgcttaaattgctaattAAGTAAGGATATGTCGCATGATTAGAggacttagatttaaatgcatgttggttacgttagaatttggaaaacgtttagatataatgcctcctagaagTGCACCCGTTATTGAGAATCAGGGAGAGAACAGTGTTAATCGTCGAgaaaataatcaagaaaatggacCACCGCCACAAACACCAGATGCTGCTACACGTGCTttgaggggatggctcgtctctttgagaaacagttacaacagcagcAATTACAGCAGCAATagttacagcagcagctgcAACAGATGCAACAGCAATACCTACAGCAGTCACCTAGGCCACAACACGACATTTATgagcagttccggaggctagggcctagggaattttctggcaccactgatccatttgctgctgagagttggatcCGTTAACTTGAGGTGCATTTTCGCTATCTAGacatgggagatgctgaccgcGTGAGGTGCACcacttatctgtttagggacgacgcttctttatggtgggaaggagccgagcatggggTTGACCTTGCCACACTCACTTGGGCACAGTTCAAGACGAAATTCTATGAGAAATGctttactgctgatgtcagaGGTCGGATAAAGATGGAATTTATGACTTTCCGTCAGGGAGACGTATCTGttgctgattttgtgaagaagtttgataggggttgccaCTTTGTACCAGTTATTGCTGGGGATgcggaagaaaagcttagacatttcatggacggactacgacctaccattcgggataaagttatgatgatgcgtcctgggAATTATGCTACCAcagttacttatgcatatcaggctgagcagtccttgaaggacattgattttgagattcagcgcaagaggcagcacTATCAAAATAACAATCAGCCGAATAAGAAGCCAAATACGGGTCCTTCTAGACcgcaagggcctcaaaagccccaaggtccgGTCAAGAAGCCAGCtccaccaaagccacaaaatcctggagcaTCGAAGCCTGCcgagaggcaaccatgcaaagtgtgcaaccgtctacatcttggcaaatgtgaatgtggatcatttaaatgtttctactaCAAGGAGGATGGACACAAAGCTATTGAATAACCCAAAaggaaagcagctactacggcacgagcttatgttatgaatgccgaggaagctgaggaagaggcagacactacactcatcacggATAATCTAGTCATTtagcatttttatattgcttattattgcatgaaatgttaaattggttattagaattggtttgggaacaagatttaacctagagaaaattaggttgcatgatcTACCTTAGTTAGATTTAAGTTATGACTTTAGAAACCAGAGAAAATGACttgaattttgtgccttattttatgtgaaggatgtaatgcttccaaataaaaagtttagggccaaaattaaaggaAATCATAACTAAGGGGTTGAATGAAGGTATCGAATTTATTGGGGTTAATTgggtaaatttttgaaaattgagttctaaattgtaattttggataattaagggaccaaaacgcaattaaccaaaagataaggggctttaatgcaattaccaaattcttaatgaccaaaatgaaattttcgaaattctaaAGGACTAAGATGGAAATTTCCGAAAATTATAAGGGCCAAATTGCAATTATTCGAAATTTTGGGGACTATAGtgcaaaaattcgaaaaaaattgaaaggctaaaacataatttttccAGAAATTCTTAATTTCAACACGCAATCTCCACCTaactttgggaaattaatgatagtaaatccttaagcttcaacaaaaaaaaaatttataagacatctttcaccgcagggaggatcatcattctaggtgtagctacATATGcgttgctagattcaggagctacacattcatttatatctgaaaccttcatcaaaagactgaatattattcctcaagatatgggtctgggtttcaaagtttcaattccatccggtgatcaaatgctcacgtctaagattgttaagaatctggagcttcgtttattcaaggatgttgtgcgagcagatcttattgtgcttcctatacccgaattcgatattatacttgggatggattggctatcagcgaatggagcttcgattgatttccgtcagcgatcggtatctattaggccacctagtggtaaTCTTTTGTCTCGAGGcggcaagaaacaagcaaatgccgcacattatctcttgtctatgtgcgaggaagcttattaagcatggatgccaagcttatctagcatgtgtcactaccgcacaggaatctatcagtcagaaattagaagatgctGATATTGTGAgggattttcctagcgtctttcccgaggacgtttctggtattccacctgaccgtgaagtggaattctctattgatctattgccgggcaccgttcctatatctaaagcgccttatcgtctagcacccgctgaaatgaaagaattgaaagatcaaatccaagagttgctagacaagggtttcattcgccctagttattctccatggggcgcaccggtattatttgtgaagaagaaagttGATAGCATGCGTCTTtgtatcgattatcgagagcttaatagggtcaccatcaagaacaagtatccactgccaagaattgaagatttatttgatcagttgcagggagcatcgatattttctaagattgatcttcgatctgggtaccatcagttgaaagtaaaagagtcagACGTACACAAGACAGCATTTCGtaccagatatgggcactacgagttaatggtcatgccattcggtctgactaatgcaccagcgatcttcatggatctcatgaatcgcgtatttcagccgtatctggatcaatttattattgtcttcattgatgatatattgatttattcgaagagcaaagaggagcatagacgtcatttgaggacagcactgcaagtactacaagacaggaagctatatgcaaaattcagcaagtgcgagttttggctcgatagagtggcattcttaggccacatcatttctcgtaatggcgttgaagttgatccaagcaaagtcgaggcagtgaaagagtggccagtaccgaagagtgttaccgagatttgcagtttcttgggattagctggctattatcgcaagtttattcagggattctcttctATTGCAGTACTTTGACATCTTTGACCaaaaagaatgcaaagtttatatgGAGATCAAAGTGCCAAGGCAGTTtcgacaagttgaagcaagccttgatttcagcaccagtcTTAGcaatgccatcggggcaaggggattatgttctttataccgacgcatATAAACTTtgattgggcgcagttctgatgcaaaatggccgagttatagcctatgcgtcgagacagttgaagatttacgagaaaaactacccaactcatgatcttgagcttgcagcagtagtttttgctttgaaaatttggagacactacctttatggggagaaatgtaagatattcacagatcataaaagtttgaaatacttcttcacccaaaaggagctgaatatgagacagcgcagatggctttagttagtaaaagattatgattgtgacattagctaccatacGGGAAAAGCTAATGCAGTGGCggacgcactgagtagaaaagccgcagttatcactcatctatcactccaaagaccgttgcagtccgagatacagcggttcgagcttacagtgtatgctaggggcggggcctctaatcttgccacattatcagtacattCGACTTTGAGAGAGAGAATTCGTGCtgggcagtccactgatgaacagttacaaaagtggagagctagagacgaAGCCAAGGGTCGAAAATTgtattcagaggtggatggtatagttcgttatcgagatcggttatgggttcctagtgacaaTACTTTGAGAgaccttattatgaaggaagctcatgacacgccatattccattcacccgggtagcacaaaaatgtacaaagatttgcagttgcgatattggtggccaggcatgaagagagacattctgaagtttgcatccgagtgtttgacttgccaacaagttaaagcagagcatcaaagaccagcggggaaattgaagccactccctattccagagtggaaatgggaaaatgtcaccatggattttgttgtgggattgtCAAAGACAGTTAAGAGATTCAATACTATAtaggtgatagttgatcgtcttactaaatcagcgcattttctacctatcaagacgactttcaccatgattcagtacgccgacttgtatattcaagagatagttcgtctgcatgggattccggTATCCATTGTTTCtaacagagatccgagattcacgtcatcgttctggaaaagtctacatgcagcaatggggaccaagttattattcagtacagcatttcaccctcaaaccgatggacagtcagaaagagttatacagagtttggaagatctacttcgagcatgtgttattgatttccaaggcagttgggaaccaaaattacctctagtggagttcacctacaataatagctatcaatcatcaatcgggatagctctttttgaggcactttatgaaagaaaatgtagatctcctattcattgggacgaagttggtgaaagaagagagattgctccagacgtgattgaagagactaccgagcttatagttaaaattcgcgatagaatgaagacggcgcaaagccgacaaaagagttatgcagacaaaaGACGTAGGGACttggagtttgcagtgggagatcatgtatttgtgaaaatagcgcCTATATAGGGTGTTATGCGTTTTATCAAAAAAGGCAAGctaagtccaagatttattggaccatttgagattttggagaagattgggacactagcttatagggtggcattgccaccaacactttcaggagttcataatgtgttccatatttcgatgctgcggaagtacatatcgaacccgtcacatgtactaaattaagaacctcttcaattaactccaaatatgacatatgaagaaagacccgttcagatcttagcaaggcaagaaagaagattgtgaaacaaagtcattccaatggtcaaggtcaagtggctgaatcactcggaagagaaagctacttgggaaatcgAGAGGGACTTCAAgggtcgctatccagaactattcggtaagttctaatttcgaggacgaaattttatttaagggggggaggaattgtaaggtccaaaaattaagactacgtaacccaactgcatgcaaatctaggaaaatagaaaaaatgggtaattaactgatttaattgctaattaattatgtgacatacttgtttatacgctaaatgagatttttattataatcatgcataaaaaaatgtaatttttaaggattattcaagtgacgatcgaggaacagggaccgaaggctgaaaaacgtaaaatgtttttattaaataattatttttaattatttaaaatatgagtgttgctttttagtatttttgaaaataaggggttttgaggtgattttatatgccgggacgtaaattttatcggtgttgattttttaactaaaatacgagctttttgacaacacggctaataaattcataaatttactTTACCAAAAAActttcttaatattttatttaaatcctaaagagactaatgggcttaatttaattggcttaataggcctaacctagttagcaaattaattagctatttaaaagtttttaatcaccaaaacccTACACTCCTAGCATCACAACAATCGGCCACccacttttaaaattcataaactctCTCCCAAGACACCACACACACGGCACTACACATCCTAGCTTTGGGAAGAAAAATTCGAAGGGGCTCAAGGAGAAGATAGCCTAGGTTTCGtctcgttcttcgtcgtcaacgattattcgagcgtataatacacaaaggcacgccataattcttctttttctcgtctttcacaccatagtagatattttaaatcattttgcATGAATAAACAAAGAACACTTGATTATATTTAGTTTTTCATGCATATGTGTTGTGTAAAGCATGGTTTTTAattccaaattcatgttttattgtgattaaggggctgccatgatgttaggTTTGATCAATCAAGGTTTATACATGATTTAAGTCCCTAGAACACACACCAAATTCACGGCTATCACCAAAGGATCAAGCTGAAACCGATTTTTGCTGTCATGGGGTCATGGGGTTCGGTTGTCATGTCTTGGAGGCTTGGCTTGGTTCGGCTAGGACCAGGACTAGCCACGGTTGTAGGGGAGTCaagggagagtcctagccatgctatgaCTCGAAGTTGagggctggggaaggagtcctagccatgctaggttACTCCCACCCAAGGGGTGCCTGCTGCTCAACTCTAGTGCAGCAGCACGCAGGGAGTCAGGGTTCGGTTTAAGGGGCACGGAGTGGGCTAAGTCAAGGGTTAAGGGTCCTAGGTGGGTGCATGGCATCCTGGTTCATGGGTTGGGTCGAAGGCTAGAGCCCTAGGCTCACAAACTTAGAGTCCTTATGCACTAAGGATTCTCGACCGTAGCATGGGGCAACTTCCAGCTTTCTTTTTTGGTTTTTGGGCTGATTTATTGGCAAACTTAGGGTCCGGTAGGGTACTTTGGgttgttggtcaagttttggtttgacatggttcgggggtaactcgtgaaaatcgaaagttggctcggggtcgaaatttaggtgtcaattagggttttttaAATAaggaaaa
Proteins encoded:
- the LOC140959788 gene encoding uncharacterized protein; the protein is MLHTKSESDITSLAPSSPSRSPKRAYYVQSPSRDSQDGDKSSSMHATPNFRSPMESPSHPSVGRHSRNSSSSRFSGIFRSSSGRKSGRKRMNDKGWPECNVIMEEGNYDELNDKAYMRCCQALMAFLGFIVLFSVFCLIIWGAGRSYKAEVAVRSLSVNNLYIGSGADFTGVPTNMLNLNGSLRINIYNPATFYGIHVSATPVNLIYTDVVVATGQLKKYFQPRKSHRTMLVHIEGTKVPLYGAGSTLVISNNAFKVPLTLDFEIRSRGDVVGKLVRTKHLRRISCPLVLDSTSNRDIKFKKDSCTYR